One window of Bacillus sp. THAF10 genomic DNA carries:
- the ruvX gene encoding Holliday junction resolvase RuvX — MRILGLDVGSKTVGVAVSDEMGWTAQGLETIKIDEAVNNLGFKRLKQIIAEYKPEKVVIGLPKNMNGSVGPRGEASQAYGAKLTEKTGLPVIYWDERLSTVAAERILLTADVSRKKRKQVIDKMAAVVILQGYLDSQQ, encoded by the coding sequence ATGCGCATTTTAGGCTTAGACGTTGGGTCCAAAACCGTTGGTGTCGCAGTGAGCGATGAAATGGGATGGACTGCACAAGGATTGGAAACGATAAAAATTGACGAGGCAGTCAACAACCTCGGCTTTAAACGATTAAAACAGATAATCGCAGAGTACAAGCCGGAAAAAGTAGTGATTGGCTTGCCAAAGAATATGAATGGCTCTGTAGGTCCACGTGGCGAAGCTAGCCAAGCATATGGAGCAAAGCTAACAGAAAAAACGGGACTCCCCGTCATCTATTGGGATGAACGTCTTTCCACTGTTGCAGCAGAAAGAATTCTGCTGACAGCAGATGTTAGCAGAAAAAAAAGAAAACAAGTGATTGATAAAATGGCTGCAGTTGTTATTTTACAAGGATACTTAGACAGTCAACAATAA
- a CDS encoding IreB family regulatory phosphoprotein, with product MSSFDKTMKFNFTEDALEANVDDVLITVYEALQEKGYNPINQIVGYLLSGDPAYIPRHKDARTLIRKIERDELIEELVKSYLEQHRKE from the coding sequence ATGAGCTCCTTTGACAAAACAATGAAGTTTAACTTTACGGAAGATGCATTGGAAGCGAATGTTGATGACGTTTTAATTACGGTATATGAGGCCCTGCAGGAAAAAGGCTACAATCCAATTAATCAGATTGTCGGCTACTTACTTTCCGGAGACCCTGCTTATATTCCCCGTCACAAAGACGCGAGAACACTGATTCGTAAAATTGAGAGGGACGAGCTAATTGAAGAGTTAGTAAAATCGTACCTAGAACAGCACCGCAAGGAGTAG